A region of the Gambusia affinis linkage group LG11, SWU_Gaff_1.0, whole genome shotgun sequence genome:
GCCTGCAGAGTCTGAAGGAAATGTACGAGGATCTGGCGACGCAGCAGACGTTCTGCCCCCTGGAGGCCGAGTTCCGCCAGTACAGCGTCCTGCTGAAGCTGAACGACGGCGACATCCTGCGGTCAGTCGCTCTGAAACCTCGAGCTGCAGCGGCGCTGAAACTGACCGTTACATCAGTAATCCTTTACTCTgctgattattctgacgattaagattattaaaatattctgctggGATTTTATTGAACCACTTCAGtgttttatgcaatatttgaaacacattaaagattcagataaacagataatttaattgtttttcaaacaagaaaataaataaatacaataacagagttcctttagtgaacacttgaactttgaatctgcagctaaaaaacttttttagttagtatagaaaatatttacagtttttttatcttaaatccTTAATGTTTGTAATTAAAACTGTGTGtcgttttttagtttttgttaatcGATTGCTAATTTAATTGATGATTTTATTAATCATAatttatcagattaatcgtTTCCTAAAACTCCTGGATCAGAACCGCCTTCAGGTTTCCACCCGTTCGGACCGATAACTCCGGGCCGGACGCCGTCGTTCCTCACGGCGTTTTGACGACTTCCTGTCCCCTCAGGGAGGTCCAGCGGTTCCGCCACGAGGTCCGGAAGTCTCCGGAGGTGAGGTTTGCGGTCCAAGCCTTCGCGGCCGTCAGCAGCAACAACTTTGTGCGTTTCTTCAAGCTGGTGAAAGGAGCTTCTTACCTGTCCAGCTGCCTGCTGCACCGATACTTCAACCAGGTGGGGAACCGACAGGAAAGCTGCtgcgcatcacttcctgtttgattcTCTCGCTGTCAGTGCTGCTTTTTGGCTTTTAGTCGTCCGATGTGTCCTGAATGGTTTCCACGCTGGGCTGTGGTTCTGTCTGCAGGTCCGATCGAAGGCCCTGAAGGCCCTGATCGCGGCTCACACCTTCGGCTCCCGATCCACGCCGTTCCCCGTCGACGACATCGTCCGCATGTTGATGTTCCGCAGCGCCTCTGAAGCAACGGACTTCGTCCAGCAGTACGGCCTCAACGTCAACGACGGGTGAGGCGGTCCGACCTTCACAGAGCCGGTCCAGGTCGCCGGTCCAGGTCGGTGAGTCTTTGACGGAGGAACGTTCTGTGCGGTTCTCCTCAGGCTGGTGGAGTTGAGTCGGATAGTCTTCCAGGAGCCGGAGCTCCCGCTGTCCCtgaagaggtcagaggtcatcctgTCCAAGAAGGCGCCGTTGATCGGGGAGGTGGTGAACGGAGGTCCGGTCCCCGACCCGCCGCAGCACCGTCCCGTCTGCAGCTTCGACTCCCACAACAGATACAGAGGAGACGGGCTGCTGGCGGAGCCCGGCTTCGGATACGTTAACCCCCGAGGCGCCGCGGCCGCACAGACCGGTACTTCCTGCTCACTTCCTGCTCACTTCCTGCTCACTTTCTGCTCACTTCCTGCCCACTTCCTGCTCACTTCCTGGTGCTGATTCTCAATATCTCCGTCAGGCAAAAGGTTCATCTATGGAACCTTCCCAggatttgctttttaattttagttttataatttGCTGATTGGCCGTTTTGCTCCGATCGATTTGTTATCGTTTCTGATGGATTTATGTCTCTGAGACaattcagcagtttttttttttttttttttttaactctacaaataaatttgttttttgggacgaaacagaaacatttaaaaaatgtggaaacCTTCATAAGTTCAAGACGGttcaatgttttctgtcataattCATAAATAATTCTGCATCGTTTCAGAACTGAGatgatctgaatgttttctgtttccagccGACAGCGTTGAGGTTTCCTCCCCGCCGCGCGTCGAGGCGCCGCCGCCGCCGATCGTCGTTCCCGACGCGCCGGCTGAGACCGGAGAGCCGTTCCCGCCGGCGGCTCCCACCTTCCCGCCCGTCGCTCTGCCTGAACCCGCCAAACCTCCGTCACCTCCACCCAAACCACAGCCGCTCTACAGCGAGGAGGTGGGAGGCAGCCGGCGGACTCTGCCGTCCGCCATCTTGGTTCTGTGCTGACGTTGTGCTTCGTTGTGTTCCAGGACGTCCTGGCGGCGGCGGAGTCGCTGCTGGAGGAAGTGGTGGAGGCCGAAGTCAGAGCGCTCGCTGACGGAGGCGCCAGCATCGCCAGAGCAGCCCTGCGGTAAGCTAGCGCTCAGCGTTTGTTTCTGCGCGTCAGGCGGACGCTCCGATGAACTGTGATGGCGTTCACGCAGGGAGAGCGAGGCGCAGCTGGAGGTTCTGGTGCAGGAGGTGTTGGAGCAGATGATGACGGAGGTTTCGGCCTCGGAGATCCGGCTGGAGCAGGAGCGGCTCGCTGAGGAGCGACGCAGACTGGAGGAGGCCAGGTCGGTTCCCACAATGCACTGCAGGTCCCAACCCGACCTCCATCAGGACCCCGCTGGATGCTTCTACGTTTTCCGCTCTGAGTCCATGTTTCTGCGTTTCCTCTGCCTCTCAGGCGCCGTCAGGAGCGCCAAGCCTTCCTGGCTCAGTTCAGCTGCTCGCTCTGCTCTGAGGTCGTCCAGCAGGTCGTCGCTGAGGTCGTGAGGGAAACCGCCGCCGCCGAGATCCAGTAAGACTTCCTGAACCCGTTTGATAAAATGAAGACGTGGtgaaaagaaagtacaccctggTTCAGGTTTTTAGGACATCTGAAGACCAGCGGTGCGACTCTGTTTTCAatccaaaactgtttttctgtcgAATGATTGAACAAATCGATGCTGAATGAGGATTATTAATCTATGAGCTGGAATATTTCTGGTCTTCCACCATCAGATTGGACCAAAGTTTTTCCATCCGTTCGTCTTTCCAGAGTTTCTCTGATCCTTCATGGAGCTTCTGTAGAAATGTGGAGGCTCACATTAGCGTTAGCTGCTAtgtgtttagcattgagatgctattttagacTTAGCTCATATGCTAACTCCTTTTAGTACAAcgtaggtttgtttttttttttacactttttaactttgttttcatCCATTTAGATCGTATAAGatgtaaaatgttctttctttgCATCATAGCTGCTCAGGTTCTGATTAGAGACGGCGGCCGTTAGAACCGGAGGTAGAATCCCGCTCAGGTTTTGACCCGTTTTGTGTTTCCAGGGAGGCTGTGGATGAGGAAGCCGAGCGTCTGGCCCGATGCAGCCATGAGGTCTGCAGCAGCCTGATCGAGGAGACGTTGGCTGCAGACGTCGCCCAGCTGGCAGAGGATGTTCTGGAGGCTCAGCTGGAACGGATCCATAAGTTCATCAAAAGGTTGAAACGGATCAGAACGTCAGCGTAGAACCTGGATGAGTTTGGGCCTAGTTAAAGTTCTTGTGAACCTCCAGGTGGAGTGATGTGGTCGCCGTCCGCCGCCAGCTGAAGCGTCAGATGAGGAGTTTCCCTGCGGCGCCGTGCTGCGTGGATCCCCGCTTCAAGCTGCGGGCCCTGGCCCCCAGCGCCCCCCAGAGGCCCTCCATGGCGGACCTGGCCCGGGGCCTGGTGGACCTGGGGAACGCCGGCATGTTGGCCGTGTCCAGCACCAGGTGGGTCCGTCCCGGCCCGCCGCGCCGCGCCGCACGGCGAGGGCGAAGCTGAAACGGGTCTCCTGTTTGTCCAGGTTGCTGCAGATGCGGCGCGGCGCCGTCCACCAGATGAGGGTCCAGTCCTTCtaccagcagctgctggagtgAGTCCGGGTCCAGTTGCTGCGAGGGTCGGGTCCTGAAGCAGAACtttgacccggttctgttgTTTCGCTCAGGGAGACGTGCTGGAAGCCGCTGGATCTGCCGGCGCTGGCCACGGAAAACGTCCCGAACCCGACGGACCGGATCTTCTggaaggttctgctgctgctgcccagCGAACGGGAAGCCGGCCCGGCGGACCGGTGAGCAGGCCGGGGGAACCGACCCATTAGTGACCGAGTCATCTGACTGTATggataattaatcaattatttgatCAATTATTCGGATCGTTTGGACAGTCGCTAACATTTaatattctattgattattatttttatgatgattaagtattttgttaattaatcgattaatcaagaTTAATCAttcttgtacagttttggtttcgTTGCTGCTCTGACTAAACTCGTCAATAATTAATCGATTTCCTAAATCATTTGAAGAATCCATTAATTATGATTGATTGTTTCGGTCCTCCAGGGTCCAGATATTCATTTATTGTGACATACTTTACAGAAAACCTCTTAAGGCTGCAGTACctcagcataatgctgccaccgccGTGTTTCAGTGTTGGGCCTGAACATCAGTTTATCCAGACAGGAGAAGAAAAGCCACCAGTCCAACCAGTTTTCTGGTTTTTGAATCAAACTAAAGTCAAAGTTCTGAACGAACCCGTTTGCTGCTGTCCGTGTTCAGGATTCTGTCCGACTGGCTGGAGGTGAAACTCGGCGCCGACTCGGACTCAGAGGAGCAGAGAGACGGGACGCTGAGGACGCTCTGTGTCTCCAACAGCCTGCAGGACAACGAACACAGAACTCACAAAGTCCACATCACAGTGAAggtcaggtcaaaggtcaaggaGGAGCAGCTGGAAGGTCATCAAGTCGTGTTTTACATTACAGACTGAATGAAACCGGGTTTATCTCTAGAGGATCTGGTTGTGGTCGTGTCAGGTTCCTGTGCCGTCCGGACCGGAGCGACCGGCTCTGCTGACCTTTCCTCCGTCTCTCCAGGCGTCCAGAGGTCCGCTGACCGACGCCGGCCTGTCCGGAGCGGAGGAGCGCTGCGAGCTGCGCGGCGCCGCGGccatcatgatgctgctgcccctCCTGCAGGCGGAGCAGGCGGAGCAGGACGTCCCTCTGCTGTCCGCCCTGCTGCAgctcaaacagctgcagcagatcaGCAGCTGGAGCTGCCCGCTGCCGCTGGTGGTCCTGGTGCCATGGCAACGGGGCGCTGCGGACGCCGAGAGGCTGGAAGAAGGTGATTCCTGGCAGATGACCATCCTCCATCTGTTCACCTGTTCAGGGCTggaacgattaatcgtgattaatcgtttACTGAAACAATCATcgactaatttagtaatcaataaattaactctaaaaaaattattttctacaaaattgaAAATACTGAGAGCAGCAACAAGCAAAAcctaaaaacattatttgtctttaaatctgtttaggGATCATTATCAATTATTGATCAGTTTATCCAGAACATAATCAATAGATAATCCtgcagtattgttgtttttcacatgttgatatttCAGCTGCTGTTCAGTAAATTCCTCTATTGTAGCCAATCAACGTTTCCTTCcttaaaaggaaattaattattaattcatttgaatctttttatcagaataatcaattaattattctgatgattaattaattattctgataattaattCTCTAACTGGAGGCTGTTGTTGCATTTTGGGtgataaaatgttgattttttttatttaaaaacaaattttaatatttattttagtctttttctaaaaaaagttaaaaagaaacttggaggaaattattttatcgtcaaactaaaaactaaatcaatGGTTGTTTGCGGTTCTGGTCCAGTCCCGGCCTCATGccatcctggttctggtccggtccagtcctcatgcggttctggttctggtccggtccaGTCCTCATgcggttctggtccggtccggtcctcatgcggtcctggttctggtccggtccggtcctcatgcggtcctggttctggtccggtccggtcctcatgcggtcctggttctggtctggtctggtccggtccggtcctggttctggtccggtccggtccggtacggttctggtccggtccggtACGGTAcggttctggtccggtccggtcctcatgcggtcctggttctggtccggtctggtccggtcctggttctggtccggtctGGTCCGGTCTGGTCCGGTCCTGGTTCTTGTCCGGTCCGGTCCTCATgcggtcctggttctggttctgtctctCAGCCCTGCGGCTCCAGGCTCTGATGGAGGAAGAGTTGATCTCGGACTTCCTGCTCGTCTTCATCCCAGAATCCACCAGCGACCTGCAGGGATCCCAGCAGGTAGAACCTGAAGGTCCTGGACCGTTTTGGACCCGGACCTCCAGCAGCACCGTTTCTCCACCggttcttctctctctctctgaccaGCTGACCCAGGCCGTCCGCTGGCTGCTGGCCcgccgacctctgaccccgcCGCTGTCCTGCCGCCCGCTGGTCCAGCTGGTCGAAGCCGCGCTGAGCCGGGAGTTCTGCCCCAGAGTCTACTCCGACCGACAGAACCGGGCCGCCGCCGGGCTGCCCCGCCAGGGCCCGGCGCCGGCGGTCCGGCTGTACAACGCCGTCCTGGCCCACGTGGCGGACGGAGTGGCGTCCCCGGAGCTGAGCTGCCTGTCATGGCCGCCGGCGGAGTTCAGCGAGCCGGAGACCAGAGAGGTCGTCCCTCACCTGGGCTGGAACTCGGCGCCGCAGCTGGACTGGCTGAGGGCGGCGCTGCTGGGCCTGCAGCTGCCGGAGTGGGAGgagcttcctgctgcaggtGGGACCAGACTGGACCCATTGGTTCTGATCAATCCATTACTGAACCGATCAATAATTCAGTAATCAGTGAATCCTTAACCGGATTatacaaatgaaacaataatcCCAGATTAACCGTTTTTTagactttaaacattttatgtgtctataaaataaacttaaagaaTTATTTGAATGAAGCAGTTTTTCTGTTCAATCAATCGATCGATCGACAGGATAATTGATAGTCTAATTGTGTACTAATGTAATGTTTAGCTGCAGAAGAGtgttggaggtcagaggtcatgtttAGGGTCACtaactcctcctcttcctgtcagACTCCTGGCCTGATCTCTGCGCCGCCATCTTTCGTTACGCTGCTCACGTCCCAACTTCACGCCACAGCCAGCCGCTCCTCATGTCCCGGCTGGAGAACCTTCTGGAGCGGGTCCGACTGACGCCTCCGCTCGCCCGGCGCCACAGGCCCGGACCGACCCAGGGCGGCGTCGGCCCGGGGGCGGCCTGCAGCCCGATTCCCTGGGACGACGTCGTCCTCATCTTCATCGACCACAAGCTGAAGGACTGGCAGCCGGCCGGACCGCCTGCTGCTCCAGGTACcgccagaacctccagaacttctgtctctgctgcttctAGACTGAACCGTCTTCATCACCAATAACCATCAATAATGataataaccaataatcatcatcttcatcaatAATCCTGCAGATTTTCTGAAGGTCTTTCAGAGTTAACTGGTTTTACTGGAATCTATTTAATGCTCCTcaactctgacctttgacccctcctcctctctctcttgttAATCTGACTAGAAATTAATCAGGAAGTTTCATCAGTGAGAAATTTCCTGATGATCAAACTGAACCTCTTCTTGTTGCTCTCGGCTCCAGACTCGCTGACGGCCGACGGAGAGGTTCTGGTTTTCTTCCCCAGCGGTTCCCTGGACGGGTTCCGGCCTCCTGCTGAGTGGGTTCTGGCCGTGGATCGGACCCACAGGGAGacgcagcaggaggaagaggaggggtgAGGAAGATGTTTCCTGGTTTCTCTTGAAGCCTCGGCTGCAGACGGAGGTTCTATCTGATCTGGACCCGGTCGTTTGGACCTCAGATGAACATCAGGagtgtcaaaaacattttatttttaaattacaaatgaatATTTTCCTACAGTAGAAAATGATTCCATTCATCTTTaacagattttctgctttaactttgaaaaaccaaaatctgtttttattcaacttaaacagtttttgtttttgcaaagagaccaaaaaacatttataaaataaacttcagttttttatttatgatttcttcttccttcctgactttatttgtttcattaaagtattaaataaacatgttaaatgtttatgtagaaaatacagaaagtaacatttttgaacagctgaaaaccacaaaatgtttttaattctgctgattgattttatttggtattaaaattaaagctaaactttaactttcttgtgtttttgctgtcagATGGGCTCCGGGCCCCAGCGCTCTGCGTTCGGCTCCGGCCCTGAGGCAGAAGTTGTTCCACAGCCGGGTGGAGGCCCCTGATTCCCCTGATGCCCCTGGGGCCCCTGATGCCCCTGATTCCCCTGGGGCCCCTGGGGCCCCGCCGCCTTGCCTGGACATCACACACACTCCCAGCACGGAGGAGCTGCTGGCCCACAGAGTtctgcagaacctggaggaggagaaggccGAGAGCAGGAGGTAGTCATGACAACggtctgggtctggttctggttctggttctggttctggttgactctttagtttttagtttctAACCTTGTCAGAACAGTGAGACCTTCCAGgcggttctgtttgggtttccTGGTTCTAATCTGGTCGGTTTGATCCGTGGATTAAAACGTTTATTCCTGAGTCTGTCGTCATGGTAACGCTCTCTGTGCAGGAgtctggagcagctgcagcgcTGGCTGGACGGCGACCCGTTGGACCACCTGGTGACGCCGCTCTTCATCCCGTCCTCCACCCTGCTGTCCTCTCCGTCCACCATGCGGGTTTCTGCGCCCGCCGCCGCAGCGCAGgttccctcttcttcttcttcttcttcttcttcttctctggtcaCTTAGACACATCTTTAATATTTCACCATGGATTTgtgagtttgttgttgttttggtttccCAGAAACCGGAGACGGAGGAACGAGTGGATGGAGCGTCCTGGGCCGCAGGTTCCGGTTCCTCCAGGTCCGGTTCCTCCAGGTCCGGTTCCTCCGGGTCCGCAGCGCCGCCCGTCCCTCTGGCCCAGAggctgcaggagctgcagcagcagattgtggcgagcagagaagaagaacgGGCCTGCAGGTTGAAGCTGAGCTCCCTGCTGAGCATCGTGGACGACtgaagatgaggaagatgatgaggaagatgatgaagatggatTTTTATTATCAGAAGAACTAAAATCAggacttttataaatatttagttttgtagTCGGGTTCTTCTTGTCTTGGACTCCGATGATAAATAATGTGTTGGAAtcgttttattttcattctgtttgaatattaaataaatattttctgtaaaaccttcagcttgtttttgattaaatccTGGAGGTCGAGGATCTGATTGGACGGTTCGGCTGTAGCCCCGCCCCCGTGCAGCTGGAGGCTGCTGGGAGACGCGGTTTCATCTACAGAGcaggagttctggttctggagagtCCGGTTCTGAAGACATGTGagtatttcactttttgttctggaccagaaccgggtcgtGTGGTTCCCTCAGGCAGGAAGGAAATGTACTTTAAGAAATATTGTTTCTGTAATTTATGTAAATGATTCAGATTTGACAGAACCTGAATGTTGAAAtcatgttttaaagattttaaatgaaaattttaattgtgattttatttaaaatacttttagttcaataaaatgaaaacaatctaTTGGActgaaatcctgtttttgttttacagaaaaaagcTGATAATTATTACTAAACATTACAGTCGTCATTAAATACATGatttaatcatttcaaaatgtttaaagtccAAAACGTCGttgactttaatattttattgtttatgaatGAAGCTCAATAAA
Encoded here:
- the LOC122839695 gene encoding germinal-center associated nuclear protein isoform X1, whose protein sequence is MNPFGSPQGGAFQAPSSSMKPGLFQGFGQQNPSGSQGQSFLQPPAFGQQSAAFQPAVQSGSMFGQRSVVNQPAPQGGSIFGQPSVVSQPGGQGGYVFGQSSNPPAGQSGNIFGQPSNQSPAQGNSIFGQPSNQSPAQGNSIFGQPSNQSPAQGNSIFGQPSNQSPAQGNSIFGQPSNQPTAQSASMFGQASAVNQPSAQSGSVFGQHSAGNQPSGLSGSIFGQTSAVNQPSAPSGSIFGQTSVVNQLGAQSGSIFGQPTMTNQPAAQVGSVFGQQSVVNQPEPQSGSIFGQPSTANQSATQSGSIFGQPSTANQPATQSGSIFGQPSTANQPATQSGSIFGQPSTANQPATQSGSIFGQLPAQAQPPMSKAPAFGQPPVETSSSAVAFGLNQSSVFGQSPSFVQPSAFGQHSDLGKAPPAFGSHLKPSGSTASNPSFVQPASSEFSAPQNVNQNRGFGPPEFSFKPPNEAVFKPIFSGSPEPPSSRAPAPSGPSAGFSLLVGTKPPVFSCFPQPAAPPPGPNPPSGGGSGGPQFSFTNPAAPPGPSSTAEPTTPSSFSFTSSSLQTQPMLFPPAFGDPKSEFDPEDKEAPEPSVFTRLSKAAKRKDDLAASGPEKPGGEDDAPTPPDADSPRPPAKRPVVRARGIAAGLFSRALSGIRKDQSNPVRREAPKEPPRPPAALGPPAGGPSLVLEEPEEAQRDEPPAKTLTALSRDTAEKPEDSGPSDPLTSASEPLTPVGRGPRRDSVDSLSGASPSDLTTIVVRNVPPSLNKKDVIQKHFARFGKVGRIFCRPNKNQAVVHFHDHASAVKAKRRGMVLHRHELLLLWQKKKQSPGDKGSRAPAEPDRTAAESPKVDEPKPGCSPLRRPALMPPAPGGHASFRQSSPVRRPSPARLLPFDSEPQKENVSESQGSERLVPSSLVHLVGQVAETAEDKYRLLEQRDKVLRQGRPKRTDLDLSKVFVGTCPDMCPEKERYMRETRNQLSVYEVVPNTEVVDHAAAIKEYSRSSADQEEPLPHELRPLPVLSMTMDYLVTQILDRGPDSHRDWYDFVWNRTRGIRKDITQQRLCCPHTVSLIEKCTRFHVHCAHHLCEQHMSSFDPKINNENMTKCLQSLKEMYEDLATQQTFCPLEAEFRQYSVLLKLNDGDILREVQRFRHEVRKSPEVRFAVQAFAAVSSNNFVRFFKLVKGASYLSSCLLHRYFNQVRSKALKALIAAHTFGSRSTPFPVDDIVRMLMFRSASEATDFVQQYGLNVNDGLVELSRIVFQEPELPLSLKRSEVILSKKAPLIGEVVNGGPVPDPPQHRPVCSFDSHNRYRGDGLLAEPGFGYVNPRGAAAAQTADSVEVSSPPRVEAPPPPIVVPDAPAETGEPFPPAAPTFPPVALPEPAKPPSPPPKPQPLYSEEDVLAAAESLLEEVVEAEVRALADGGASIARAALRESEAQLEVLVQEVLEQMMTEVSASEIRLEQERLAEERRRLEEARRRQERQAFLAQFSCSLCSEVVQQVVAEVVRETAAAEIQEAVDEEAERLARCSHEVCSSLIEETLAADVAQLAEDVLEAQLERIHKFIKRWSDVVAVRRQLKRQMRSFPAAPCCVDPRFKLRALAPSAPQRPSMADLARGLVDLGNAGMLAVSSTRLLQMRRGAVHQMRVQSFYQQLLEETCWKPLDLPALATENVPNPTDRIFWKVLLLLPSEREAGPADRILSDWLEVKLGADSDSEEQRDGTLRTLCVSNSLQDNEHRTHKVHITVKASRGPLTDAGLSGAEERCELRGAAAIMMLLPLLQAEQAEQDVPLLSALLQLKQLQQISSWSCPLPLVVLVPWQRGAADAERLEEALRLQALMEEELISDFLLVFIPESTSDLQGSQQLTQAVRWLLARRPLTPPLSCRPLVQLVEAALSREFCPRVYSDRQNRAAAGLPRQGPAPAVRLYNAVLAHVADGVASPELSCLSWPPAEFSEPETREVVPHLGWNSAPQLDWLRAALLGLQLPEWEELPAADSWPDLCAAIFRYAAHVPTSRHSQPLLMSRLENLLERVRLTPPLARRHRPGPTQGGVGPGAACSPIPWDDVVLIFIDHKLKDWQPAGPPAAPDSLTADGEVLVFFPSGSLDGFRPPAEWVLAVDRTHRETQQEEEEGWAPGPSALRSAPALRQKLFHSRVEAPDSPDAPGAPDAPDSPGAPGAPPPCLDITHTPSTEELLAHRVLQNLEEEKAESRRSLEQLQRWLDGDPLDHLVTPLFIPSSTLLSSPSTMRVSAPAAAAQKPETEERVDGASWAAGSGSSRSGSSRSGSSGSAAPPVPLAQRLQELQQQIVASREEERACRLKLSSLLSIVDD
- the LOC122839695 gene encoding germinal-center associated nuclear protein isoform X3 codes for the protein MNPFGSPQGGAFQAPSSSMKPGLFQGFGQQNPSGSQGQSFLQPPAFGQQSAAFQPAVQSGSMFGQRSVVNQPAPQGGSIFGQPSVVSQPGGQGGYVFGQSSNPPAGQSGNIFGQPSNQSPAQGNSIFGQPSNQSPAQGNSIFGQPSNQSPAQGNSIFGQPSNQSPAQGNSIFGQPSNQPTAQSASMFGQASAVNQPSAQSGSVFGQHSAGNQPSGLSGSIFGQTSAVNQPSAPSGSIFGQTSVVNQLGAQSGSIFGQPTMTNQPAAQVGSVFGQQSVVNQPEPQSGSIFGQPSTANQPATQSGSIFGQPSTANQPATQSGSIFGQPSTANQPATQSGSIFGQLPAQAQPPMSKAPAFGQPPVETSSSAVAFGLNQSSVFGQSPSFVQPSAFGQHSDLGKAPPAFGSHLKPSGSTASNPSFVQPASSEFSAPQNVNQNRGFGPPEFSFKPPNEAVFKPIFSGSPEPPSSRAPAPSGPSAGFSLLVGTKPPVFSCFPQPAAPPPGPNPPSGGGSGGPQFSFTNPAAPPGPSSTAEPTTPSSFSFTSSSLQTQPMLFPPAFGDPKSEFDPEDKEAPEPSVFTRLSKAAKRKDDLAASGPEKPGGEDDAPTPPDADSPRPPAKRPVVRARGIAAGLFSRALSGIRKDQSNPVRREAPKEPPRPPAALGPPAGGPSLVLEEPEEAQRDEPPAKTLTALSRDTAEKPEDSGPSDPLTSASEPLTPVGRGPRRDSVDSLSGASPSDLTTIVVRNVPPSLNKKDVIQKHFARFGKVGRIFCRPNKNQAVVHFHDHASAVKAKRRGMVLHRHELLLLWQKKKQSPGDKGSRAPAEPDRTAAESPKVDEPKPGCSPLRRPALMPPAPGGHASFRQSSPVRRPSPARLLPFDSEPQKENVSESQGSERLVPSSLVHLVGQVAETAEDKYRLLEQRDKVLRQGRPKRTDLDLSKVFVGTCPDMCPEKERYMRETRNQLSVYEVVPNTEVVDHAAAIKEYSRSSADQEEPLPHELRPLPVLSMTMDYLVTQILDRGPDSHRDWYDFVWNRTRGIRKDITQQRLCCPHTVSLIEKCTRFHVHCAHHLCEQHMSSFDPKINNENMTKCLQSLKEMYEDLATQQTFCPLEAEFRQYSVLLKLNDGDILREVQRFRHEVRKSPEVRFAVQAFAAVSSNNFVRFFKLVKGASYLSSCLLHRYFNQVRSKALKALIAAHTFGSRSTPFPVDDIVRMLMFRSASEATDFVQQYGLNVNDGLVELSRIVFQEPELPLSLKRSEVILSKKAPLIGEVVNGGPVPDPPQHRPVCSFDSHNRYRGDGLLAEPGFGYVNPRGAAAAQTADSVEVSSPPRVEAPPPPIVVPDAPAETGEPFPPAAPTFPPVALPEPAKPPSPPPKPQPLYSEEDVLAAAESLLEEVVEAEVRALADGGASIARAALRESEAQLEVLVQEVLEQMMTEVSASEIRLEQERLAEERRRLEEARRRQERQAFLAQFSCSLCSEVVQQVVAEVVRETAAAEIQEAVDEEAERLARCSHEVCSSLIEETLAADVAQLAEDVLEAQLERIHKFIKRWSDVVAVRRQLKRQMRSFPAAPCCVDPRFKLRALAPSAPQRPSMADLARGLVDLGNAGMLAVSSTRLLQMRRGAVHQMRVQSFYQQLLEETCWKPLDLPALATENVPNPTDRIFWKVLLLLPSEREAGPADRILSDWLEVKLGADSDSEEQRDGTLRTLCVSNSLQDNEHRTHKVHITVKASRGPLTDAGLSGAEERCELRGAAAIMMLLPLLQAEQAEQDVPLLSALLQLKQLQQISSWSCPLPLVVLVPWQRGAADAERLEEALRLQALMEEELISDFLLVFIPESTSDLQGSQQLTQAVRWLLARRPLTPPLSCRPLVQLVEAALSREFCPRVYSDRQNRAAAGLPRQGPAPAVRLYNAVLAHVADGVASPELSCLSWPPAEFSEPETREVVPHLGWNSAPQLDWLRAALLGLQLPEWEELPAADSWPDLCAAIFRYAAHVPTSRHSQPLLMSRLENLLERVRLTPPLARRHRPGPTQGGVGPGAACSPIPWDDVVLIFIDHKLKDWQPAGPPAAPDSLTADGEVLVFFPSGSLDGFRPPAEWVLAVDRTHRETQQEEEEGWAPGPSALRSAPALRQKLFHSRVEAPDSPDAPGAPDAPDSPGAPGAPPPCLDITHTPSTEELLAHRVLQNLEEEKAESRRSLEQLQRWLDGDPLDHLVTPLFIPSSTLLSSPSTMRVSAPAAAAQKPETEERVDGASWAAGSGSSRSGSSRSGSSGSAAPPVPLAQRLQELQQQIVASREEERACRLKLSSLLSIVDD